The following proteins come from a genomic window of Liolophura sinensis isolate JHLJ2023 chromosome 13, CUHK_Ljap_v2, whole genome shotgun sequence:
- the LOC135480517 gene encoding sodium- and chloride-dependent GABA transporter 1-like isoform X2, whose protein sequence is MVILAWVLYFVAMCFMPILPWTTCDNSWNTISCIPLFTETDDNATNVTSTATSSNVSGYLATEEFWRYNVLDISTGLEDPGHIRWHLLLATIAAFALVYVCIFKGIESSRIAVYITATAPFILLVLLLAWLMTREGSTDGLMYYITPRWDKVMRFQTWLEAFLQVFYSLGPGWGGLINLSSYNPFHHNWYRDSIIVALADTITSVLCGAVVFAGVGCIAHQTGENVSDVFTTGPGLSFITYPQVIATMPVPHLWAACFFLLLLFLGLDTQFAMIKTVTTGLTDMYPKSLGKKQPLLVFVVLLFSIFLTLPFITRGGIYIFQIIDWYASFFTILAVVSCESIVIGWVFGADRFVANIKEMGTFASHWQLRFMKISWRFLVPFCMLGALIVAMVKFRSPKYGEYEYPEWTNVFGWILALSSSVPVPVVMIYGLMKEKGSLLENTTSDTSNHWENGHRDTVRGGDGTHSCPWGTGNKINASFCELKREMAGSLYKMTECLCILLTVYSLTVLLTCQII, encoded by the exons ATGGTTATTCTTGCCTGGGTTCTTTATTTTGTGGCAATGTGTTTCATGCCCATCTTGCCATGGACGACGTGCGACAACTCATGGAACACCATTTCCTGCATTCCTTTGTTTACCGAAACAGATGACAATGCCACAAATGTAACCTCCACGGCAACATCTTCAAATGTGTCCGGTTACTTAGCAACAGAGGAGTTTTGGAG GTACAACGTTTTGGACATTTCGACTGGCCTGGAAGACCCTGGACATATCAGATGGCATCTGCTTCTGGCCACCATAGCGGCATTTGCTCTTGTTTACGTGTGCATCTTCAAAGGAATTGAATCATCCAGAATT GCGGTGTACATCACAGCGACTGCTCCGTTCATCCTGTTAGTCCTCTTGTTGGCCTGGCTCATGACTCGGGAAGGTTCCACAGACGGTCTCATGTATTACATCACCCCCAGATGGGATAAGGTCATGAGATTTCAG ACCTGGCTGGAAGCGTTTCTCCAGGTGTTTTATTCCCTGGGCCCTGGCTGGGGCGGACTCATTAACCTCTCCAGCTATAACCCTTTCCATCATAACTGGTACAG GGATTCTATCATCGTGGCTCTGGCCGACACCATCACTTCGGTGTTGTGTGGTGCTGTGGTATTCGCTGGTGTCGGCTGCATCGCTCACCAAACGGGAGAGAACGTGTCTGACGTCTTCACCACAG GTCCTGGTTTGTCGTTTATCACCTACCCTCAAGTCATAGCCACTATGCCTGTGCCCCATCTCTGGGCAGCCTGTTTTTTCCTGCTCTTGCTTTTCCTTGGATTGGATACGCAG TTTGCCATGATCAAGACGGTGACTACTGGACTAACAGACATGTATCCGAAGAGTCTAGGAAAGAAGCAACCTCTATTGGTCTTTGTGGTGCTTCTGTTCTCCATATTCTTGACTTTACCATTCATAACTCGG GGCGGTATTTACATCTTCCAGATCATCGACTGGTACGCCTCGTTCTTCACCATACTCGCTGTTGTATCCTGCGAGAGTATTGTCATTGGCTGGGTGTTTG gTGCAGACAGATTTGTAGCTAACATAAAAGAAATGGGAACGTTCGCTTCCCACTGGCAACTACGCTTTATGAAGATATCCTGGAGATTTCTGGTGCCCTTTTGCATGTTG GGAGCACTAATTGTCGCCATGGTCAAGTTTCGATCTCCCAAATACGGCGAGTACGAATATCCTGAGTGGACAAACGTATTCGGCTGGATCTTGGCACTGAGTAGCTCAGTACCTGTCCCTGTAGTCATGATATACGGGCTGATGAAAGAAAAAGGGAGCTTACTCGAG AATACGACATCTGATACGTCCAACCATTGGGAAAATGGGCACAGGGATACCGTACGGGGAGGAGATGGGACACATAGCTGTCCATGGGGCACCGGAAACAAAATCAATGCTTCCTTCTGTGAGCTGAAACGCGAAATGGCGGGGTCATTGTACAAAATGACAGAATGTCTGTGTATTTTACTTACTGTATACTCACTCACTGTTTTACTAACTTGCCAGATCATTTAA
- the LOC135480517 gene encoding sodium- and chloride-dependent glycine transporter 2-like isoform X3, translating to MAVSLPGDEKWRRSISHSLYLVRRGYWDPSNVDGDIVRPILPAQPSSHLQHVSSVQRYNVLDISTGLEDPGHIRWHLLLATIAAFALVYVCIFKGIESSRIAVYITATAPFILLVLLLAWLMTREGSTDGLMYYITPRWDKVMRFQTWLEAFLQVFYSLGPGWGGLINLSSYNPFHHNWYRDSIIVALADTITSVLCGAVVFAGVGCIAHQTGENVSDVFTTGPGLSFITYPQVIATMPVPHLWAACFFLLLLFLGLDTQFAMIKTVTTGLTDMYPKSLGKKQPLLVFVVLLFSIFLTLPFITRGGIYIFQIIDWYASFFTILAVVSCESIVIGWVFGADRFVANIKEMGTFASHWQLRFMKISWRFLVPFCMLGALIVAMVKFRSPKYGEYEYPEWTNVFGWILALSSSVPVPVVMIYGLMKEKGSLLENTTSDTSNHWENGHRDTVRGGDGTHSCPWGTGNKINASFCELKREMAGSLYKMTECLCILLTVYSLTVLLTCQII from the exons GAGCATTTCTCATTCCCTATATCTTGTTCGCCGTGGTTATTGGGATCCCAGTAACGTGGATGGAGACATCGTTCGGCCAATATTACCAGCTCAGCCCTCTTCTCATCTTCAACATGTGTCCTCTGTTCAAAG GTACAACGTTTTGGACATTTCGACTGGCCTGGAAGACCCTGGACATATCAGATGGCATCTGCTTCTGGCCACCATAGCGGCATTTGCTCTTGTTTACGTGTGCATCTTCAAAGGAATTGAATCATCCAGAATT GCGGTGTACATCACAGCGACTGCTCCGTTCATCCTGTTAGTCCTCTTGTTGGCCTGGCTCATGACTCGGGAAGGTTCCACAGACGGTCTCATGTATTACATCACCCCCAGATGGGATAAGGTCATGAGATTTCAG ACCTGGCTGGAAGCGTTTCTCCAGGTGTTTTATTCCCTGGGCCCTGGCTGGGGCGGACTCATTAACCTCTCCAGCTATAACCCTTTCCATCATAACTGGTACAG GGATTCTATCATCGTGGCTCTGGCCGACACCATCACTTCGGTGTTGTGTGGTGCTGTGGTATTCGCTGGTGTCGGCTGCATCGCTCACCAAACGGGAGAGAACGTGTCTGACGTCTTCACCACAG GTCCTGGTTTGTCGTTTATCACCTACCCTCAAGTCATAGCCACTATGCCTGTGCCCCATCTCTGGGCAGCCTGTTTTTTCCTGCTCTTGCTTTTCCTTGGATTGGATACGCAG TTTGCCATGATCAAGACGGTGACTACTGGACTAACAGACATGTATCCGAAGAGTCTAGGAAAGAAGCAACCTCTATTGGTCTTTGTGGTGCTTCTGTTCTCCATATTCTTGACTTTACCATTCATAACTCGG GGCGGTATTTACATCTTCCAGATCATCGACTGGTACGCCTCGTTCTTCACCATACTCGCTGTTGTATCCTGCGAGAGTATTGTCATTGGCTGGGTGTTTG gTGCAGACAGATTTGTAGCTAACATAAAAGAAATGGGAACGTTCGCTTCCCACTGGCAACTACGCTTTATGAAGATATCCTGGAGATTTCTGGTGCCCTTTTGCATGTTG GGAGCACTAATTGTCGCCATGGTCAAGTTTCGATCTCCCAAATACGGCGAGTACGAATATCCTGAGTGGACAAACGTATTCGGCTGGATCTTGGCACTGAGTAGCTCAGTACCTGTCCCTGTAGTCATGATATACGGGCTGATGAAAGAAAAAGGGAGCTTACTCGAG AATACGACATCTGATACGTCCAACCATTGGGAAAATGGGCACAGGGATACCGTACGGGGAGGAGATGGGACACATAGCTGTCCATGGGGCACCGGAAACAAAATCAATGCTTCCTTCTGTGAGCTGAAACGCGAAATGGCGGGGTCATTGTACAAAATGACAGAATGTCTGTGTATTTTACTTACTGTATACTCACTCACTGTTTTACTAACTTGCCAGATCATTTAA
- the LOC135480517 gene encoding sodium- and chloride-dependent GABA transporter 1-like isoform X1, with translation MGETDSEQGVRRGHWKRPVEFVLSLVGYSVGMGVLWRFPYLAMRNGGGAFLIPYILFAVVIGIPVTWMETSFGQYYQLSPLLIFNMCPLFKGLGVSITLLAYIGFLYYMVILAWVLYFVAMCFMPILPWTTCDNSWNTISCIPLFTETDDNATNVTSTATSSNVSGYLATEEFWRYNVLDISTGLEDPGHIRWHLLLATIAAFALVYVCIFKGIESSRIAVYITATAPFILLVLLLAWLMTREGSTDGLMYYITPRWDKVMRFQTWLEAFLQVFYSLGPGWGGLINLSSYNPFHHNWYRDSIIVALADTITSVLCGAVVFAGVGCIAHQTGENVSDVFTTGPGLSFITYPQVIATMPVPHLWAACFFLLLLFLGLDTQFAMIKTVTTGLTDMYPKSLGKKQPLLVFVVLLFSIFLTLPFITRGGIYIFQIIDWYASFFTILAVVSCESIVIGWVFGADRFVANIKEMGTFASHWQLRFMKISWRFLVPFCMLGALIVAMVKFRSPKYGEYEYPEWTNVFGWILALSSSVPVPVVMIYGLMKEKGSLLERIRHLIRPTIGKMGTGIPYGEEMGHIAVHGAPETKSMLPSVS, from the exons GAGCATTTCTCATTCCCTATATCTTGTTCGCCGTGGTTATTGGGATCCCAGTAACGTGGATGGAGACATCGTTCGGCCAATATTACCAGCTCAGCCCTCTTCTCATCTTCAACATGTGTCCTCTGTTCAAAG GTCTGGGAGTATCCATCACACTTTTGGCGTATATCGGCTTTCTATACTATATGGTTATTCTTGCCTGGGTTCTTTATTTTGTGGCAATGTGTTTCATGCCCATCTTGCCATGGACGACGTGCGACAACTCATGGAACACCATTTCCTGCATTCCTTTGTTTACCGAAACAGATGACAATGCCACAAATGTAACCTCCACGGCAACATCTTCAAATGTGTCCGGTTACTTAGCAACAGAGGAGTTTTGGAG GTACAACGTTTTGGACATTTCGACTGGCCTGGAAGACCCTGGACATATCAGATGGCATCTGCTTCTGGCCACCATAGCGGCATTTGCTCTTGTTTACGTGTGCATCTTCAAAGGAATTGAATCATCCAGAATT GCGGTGTACATCACAGCGACTGCTCCGTTCATCCTGTTAGTCCTCTTGTTGGCCTGGCTCATGACTCGGGAAGGTTCCACAGACGGTCTCATGTATTACATCACCCCCAGATGGGATAAGGTCATGAGATTTCAG ACCTGGCTGGAAGCGTTTCTCCAGGTGTTTTATTCCCTGGGCCCTGGCTGGGGCGGACTCATTAACCTCTCCAGCTATAACCCTTTCCATCATAACTGGTACAG GGATTCTATCATCGTGGCTCTGGCCGACACCATCACTTCGGTGTTGTGTGGTGCTGTGGTATTCGCTGGTGTCGGCTGCATCGCTCACCAAACGGGAGAGAACGTGTCTGACGTCTTCACCACAG GTCCTGGTTTGTCGTTTATCACCTACCCTCAAGTCATAGCCACTATGCCTGTGCCCCATCTCTGGGCAGCCTGTTTTTTCCTGCTCTTGCTTTTCCTTGGATTGGATACGCAG TTTGCCATGATCAAGACGGTGACTACTGGACTAACAGACATGTATCCGAAGAGTCTAGGAAAGAAGCAACCTCTATTGGTCTTTGTGGTGCTTCTGTTCTCCATATTCTTGACTTTACCATTCATAACTCGG GGCGGTATTTACATCTTCCAGATCATCGACTGGTACGCCTCGTTCTTCACCATACTCGCTGTTGTATCCTGCGAGAGTATTGTCATTGGCTGGGTGTTTG gTGCAGACAGATTTGTAGCTAACATAAAAGAAATGGGAACGTTCGCTTCCCACTGGCAACTACGCTTTATGAAGATATCCTGGAGATTTCTGGTGCCCTTTTGCATGTTG GGAGCACTAATTGTCGCCATGGTCAAGTTTCGATCTCCCAAATACGGCGAGTACGAATATCCTGAGTGGACAAACGTATTCGGCTGGATCTTGGCACTGAGTAGCTCAGTACCTGTCCCTGTAGTCATGATATACGGGCTGATGAAAGAAAAAGGGAGCTTACTCGAG AGAATACGACATCTGATACGTCCAACCATTGGGAAAATGGGCACAGGGATACCGTACGGGGAGGAGATGGGACACATAGCTGTCCATGGGGCACCGGAAACAAAATCAATGCTTCCTTCTGTGAGCTGA